The Spinacia oleracea cultivar Varoflay chromosome 2, BTI_SOV_V1, whole genome shotgun sequence DNA segment CCTGTACATTTGATCTTACagctgtatatatatatatattgtattaAAAAATTAGATTAAAGTTTTTGTGTGTTTCGACATGGTCAATCATTGTGTTTGTAATGTTTCATATTGGCAAAGAAAACAAAGTCAATCTTTTTACCTGACATTTTCATTGTTTTGGCTTGACAGAATTTGCtacaataacaatcaatcaaATAAAGGTGTAATTAGTTATCTCTATTGGAAGAAGATAGGAAGGAAATCGGGATGATGATGATTGGATGTTAAAGAGGTGAAAGAAAGGAAGGTAAAAGGTTACCATTAAAGATGGTGCAAGGTGGGGATCAGGACCTGCAGCAATGTAATGCACAAGGGTCTGATGCTCGCCATGAAAAGATATTTGTATCAGTTAGATTAAGGCCTCTGAATGATAAGGAAATCCAAAGCAATGACTTTGCTGATTGGGAAAGTATTAACACCACCACCATTTTATTCAAGAATGGCCTTGGTGAACGGTCTGTGTATCCCAATGCCTATAATTATGGTAAGCAAATGGTCAAGgggatttaatttattttttttggtgttagcacctggttcacccttaggactaatccggattcggggcgagttctgggtggataggatccagtcccctcccaattgttgttgtgcgggatcgaacacgggttctccctaccaagttcagtcccaatcaccactgaacaaAGAAGCAATTGGTGGTCGAGGGGATTTAATGATTTATGTATATCTTTGGTGAAACTTAATTAAGTTTTTGTGTTATATGGTTGATAGACAGAGTATTTGGTCATGATGATTCTACAAGGAAAGTTTATGAGGAATCTGCAAAAGAAATTGCTCTTTCTGTTCTCAATGGCATTAACTGTGAGTAATCTTCTCAAATTCTCCTACAATTTTCTGTCATTTTAGTGTTTCAAACTAGGTAACTTTTTTCTATTTATCTAATCTAGCCAGCGTCTTTGCTTACGGGCAAACAAGCAGTGGGAAGACCTTCACAATGAACGGAATTATACACTATGCTGTAGCTGATATATATGATTACATAGAGCAGGTATCAGATAAATTCTGACAGGAAAATACAATGATATAAGCATATTACAGTTATAAACCTAAGGCAGAAAATAAATGAAATGTGTATTTGGACAATGTAACAGCAAAAGGAGCGGGAATTTGTGTTGAAGTTCTCAGCCATTGAAATCTATAATGAACTTGTTAGGGACCTTCTAAGCATAGACACTAACCCTCTCCGACTTCTGGATGATCCCGAGGTTTGTTTTTCAAAGGCATATATATGTCACATTTATGTCATAAGAAAATGAATGAAAAAGAATTTGAACTTTCACAGAGAGGCACAGTTGTTGAAAAGCTAACCGAGGAGACTCTGCAAGATAAGAGCCATCTTCTAGAGCTCATTGCCGTATGTGAAGGTAAGGGACTACTTGTCTTCTGAGGCAACAGCAACTGTATTCTTAATAtttgaaaatttataataatggTTCGGTTTTTCATTAATCATAGCTCAAAGACAGACGGGAGAGACTAGTCTGAACGAAGCGAGTTCTAGATCTCATCAAATCCTCAGGCTGGTAAGTGGTTTAATTACTTAAAAGAAGTGAATTTTGTTTTAAGGAATGTTTCTTCATAACTAAGGAGTAGGTTTTTACTGATAAAAACTTATTAACAACTCATTTTAGTTGGTACTATTTTTGTAAGTTGAAGGTAACAGGGGTTGGTTTGGGGTATGATTTGCTAATAAAGTAATTGGAACTTATGCAGACGATTGAAAGCTCTGCTAGAAGTTTTGGTGGTGGTAATTCAAGCATACTTGCAGCAAATGTGGTATGTTGGTTGATTATTTATTTCTCCTAGGTCTGAGAGTATGGGTTATCAAAAAAGTAGTTAACTTGAGAATGTTTGGCCATATAGAACTTTGTGGACCTTGCAGGAAGCGAGCGTACATCTCAGACGTTAGCAACTGGTGCAAGATTGAAAGAAGGTTCTCACATAAATCGCAGTCTGCTAACTCTCGGAAAAGTTATTCGCACATTGAGGTTAGTCTTGTTTGATTAAAAACAGTTTATGTTCCTATAAATGGATGAGATGTCTTGAACTAAAGGCACTACTGGTACTTGAATGCAGCAAGGGAAAGAATGCGCACATTCCTTATCGAGACTCGAAATTAACACGTATACTGCAAAACTCTTTAGGAGGAAATGCAAGGACCGCCATAATATGTACCATGAGCCCTGCTCACAGTCATCTAGAACAATCAAGAAACACCCTCTTATTTGCAAGTTGTGCCAAAGAAGTTACTACCAATGCACAGGTTAATGTGGTTATGTCTGACAAAGCTTTGGTGAAGCAACTAAGGAAAGAGTTGGCCAAATTAGAGAGCGATTTGAAGAATATTCCCTTGGTTACTTCCAAGAGCGATGTTGCATCTGTTCTCAGAGAAAAAGAAGTTCAGATTGAAAAGGTCTGTTCTGAGCTTACATCTTTTCAATTGTATTTTTAAGTTATATGTCTGCTACTTTCATATGTAAACAATTATGTGTATTGTGTATTGTGTATTGTGTATTGTGTAATGCAGATGCACAACGAAATCAAAGAACTAAGTAGACAACGCGACCTTGCTCAAACAAAGGTGGAAGAGCTGCTACAGTCGACCAAGAAAAAACAGGTTTCAGAAACATGGGATGATGGATCCGAACATCAAAGAAGTGAATCGCGGGATAAATTATCATGGTTTGATGATTCATCAGAAATATCTGACGGATCAGATTACCGCCGCCTTGATGCTGACTTGGCAACATCTGACTCCTTTCACTATATTGATCAACATGGCAATTTTGAAGTTAGCACTACTCAACAGTCTCATCTTCTTGACTTCATTCCAAATGAGTCCTTACAGCAACCACTTGGAGATACAACAACAGATTTCACTCCTGATGGCCTGTCACTAAGATGGGAAAAAATGGGCAACAACATCTCACTAGGATTCGATGAAGATAACTGCAAGGAGGTTCCTTGTATTGAAGTTCAAGACAGAATCATTAGCAGCAACAAGACAGAATCATCAGATCCTGTAAAGATTTCTCCTGACAATAATGGAATTCAGGAAGTGGAAACTGACAAAGAGTATCCTATTTCAGCTGATAAAGTGGAGAGTGAAGAGAAACAAGAGGAAAATAAACGATCCACTGTCGAAGAAAACAAGTATACTCAAAGTAAGGAAGAAAAAGAGACAGACCAGTGTGATGGTGAGTATAATGCAGCAGTGACTGGAAATGAGAAAGATATGGTGGAGACACAACATTGTGATTCTGAACACGATCCATTGGTACAAAGGATCAAAGAACTGCAAAGGACTATTGACATGCTTGTTAACCGTAACCCCTTGGAAAATTTCTCTCCTTGTTCCATCGACTCAGAGCATTCAAGCAACATAGGGTCAAGCTTCAGCAGGAGTAGAAGCTGCAAGGCAATTCTAACATCAAACTCCACCTCGTTTATCCCTTTTGAAAAGGTAGTGCTCCATTCTCGGGATTTATCATTTGGTGGATTTGAGGAAGATATGAGCTCAGATAGACCAAAGGGATTCTTTCGGGGGTCAGATCATGTTGCGACCACCAGTGGAAAGCCATCAAGATTTGGCCTTCCTATGCCTTCTATTAGGAATGCAATTATGAATGAAATGGAACAGGATGTTAAAAATTCAGATTTCAGTGATACTTCCACCATTTACAGTTCCATTGTAGAAACAAATGGAGATGCCGAACATGAGTATGGCAAGCATGTGGGATATGAGATGGTCAGTAATTCGTTATACCCTTGTTTGCTTTGATTTTGTTCATGACTCAACAGTAACAAGTGTCGGATATAATTTATAATTCCGAAAAACAAACAGGGCGACTGATATTCTTGGTTAATGGCAGGATGGTGACAAAGTCGAGGAGGAGGGTGAAGCAAAGGACAAGGAATCTAGTGAAAGTGCAAGAGATGTTAGTTCATATTTGATAGGGGCTAGAGATTGCATGTCAGAGGGAACGATGAGCAGTGTGCAAACTCCATGTAATTGGTTCGAAGAATTTGAGAGTCAGCGGGTGAAGATAATCGAACTTTGGCATGCTTGTCATATACCATTAGTCCACAGAACCTATTTTTACTTATTGTTCAAGGGAGATACATCTGACAAGATCTACATGGAGGTAGAGCTCCGAAGGTTGTCTTTCATCAAAAACAGGTTTGATCAAGGCCAGAAGATTGTTATGGATGGTGAAGTTTTCACACCATCTTCAAGGTATATCCTATAACTTGTACACTGCAACTAATTGCTAATGCATTTTCTTCAACTTCCTTAGAGACTAAACTGTTACTGTTAATATGATGAAAACACAGCATAAGGGCATTGAACCTAGAAAGGGAGATGTTAATGAGGCAAATGTACAAGAAGATCCCAATACAAGAAAGAGAGTCAATCTTCGACAAGTGGGGGATCACGATGAACAGCAAACAGAGGAGACAGCAACTGGCTCGCCGCCTTTGGAAAGACACAAAGGATATGCAACATATCAGAGAAAGTGCAACCCTTGTTGCTAAGCTTGTTGGTTTTGTAGACGAAGCTCAAGTGCCAAAGGAGATGTTTGTTGGTCCAAGTATTGCTACTAAAATCATCAATCGAAGGTCCTATAGCTGGAAATCTGGCAAGTCAGTTGTATCCTAAACTAAACCTTTTGGCATGGGGATGtatcatgtataatattatTATGTAAAGCAAACTTAAATATGTTAATGAAAATTAacttctaactacttataccaAATTTCTCATTGTTAAACCTTCTGCTGTTTGTTAACTTATGACTTACTCTTTATTCTTATTCTACTTGATTTGTATTCTACATCTTCTGATATTTACTCCATAATTTCCAGCATTTTACTCAATCATCAACAATACTCAAGGCATAACAAATAATATACTGTAACCTATGCACTTCAGGGTAGTAAGAATATACTTACACCGCTTGCCCAAAATTGGGGTAAATTCCCCAGCCAACATAGAATTACTTCTGTAACTTTTTTTTCCTACTAGGGAAATTAAGATAAATTAAACAAACTACATAGTCTTTAGGGAATTAAACAAACTATTTGCATCACAGCCAAAAGATATTTTTACTACGACAATGACAATGAAAATAGCCCTAGCTTATTCAGCAAAAAATAAACATAGCATTATCAAGTACTGCCAACAAAGTATACTTACAAAGAAGATCAAGAGACATATTTACAGATTGCCTGAACCTTAAGATTGGAGGACAGCGCCCTCAGTGATCTTCCATGCAGACTCGGAATAAGACATCTCATATCTTGTTGTGTAAGTTCTGCTGTAAGAATCATTGTGCTCAGGTTGGTTAACATCAGTTAAGTTCGCCGTCTCTTCAAGAGTTGCTTCTACAGTAGCACGTTTACCATCAAGGGATACTGTCACACTATCGATAATCACATTCAATAGAGTGTATTCCCAATACCAACTACGCTCTGCAATTTCCCTTGCACGATCTGTCCATACTTTGAGCATGTTGCCATCCAATACCTGGTAGTTTTTTCTTGGTGTTAGTAGACATAGTAGTATTACTAATTGATCCTCCCAATGCTATTAAGTATTAAGtattccctctgtatttatttaagggatacacttgccttttccgaccgtatttatttaagagatacacttgccatttttagtaacttatcaaccccaccatctaattaaataatctatctacaccccatccccacccctcatcccctaaaatgacatggttcccacttgttttacttattaaaatatctacccaaccccagttgttttattactttatttcattcaattctttttcttaatacccgtgcccgaccaagtgtatctcttaaataaatacggagggagtattagtttACATGGTGGTTAGAATACTAAATAATTACAAGGCTTTGACTTTTACCTTTGGCAACGTCTCAAAGCTATGATTTGGTCCCAATGCCTGCGATTTAACATTCTGCCATCTTCTAACCAGAACTTCTGCAAATCTTGCATCCATTTTCGGTATTTCCTTTTCACTATTTTCATTTACTGAAAGCCCTGCAAATACTTCAATTCATTGTAATTACAGAATAAGAATTTTCTATGCAACCTGATGCTGGGGCAataatagataaacattttataGGATTGAGAAATGTAATTTGGTTATTGACAGACATAGCAATTTGTGATGACGTCATTCATAATGGAATGGCTGAATGGGTATATAagaaatactcaaaatcaagcgGAAGGACAGAGATTATTTAAAAGGTCATACCCACATTGGAGACATCAGAAGCCATAGCTGAAGTTGCTGAACCAACATGCTTGTGCAGAAAAACAGACCCAGTTTTAGCAGGAAAGAGTTTCATACCCGCCAAAGTCGTCAACCCAATCACCACTCCAGCACACAAAACCTTCACACCTACATCTTTGATTTTCTCAGTAATCTGTTCTTGTTCATAAATTTCTTCAGCAATATTTTTACTTGCTAACTCAGCGTAATTTGATGTATTATCAAATTCAAGCCCCGCCACAATATCCTCATTTCCAAAGCCATTAACCGCAACATCTTCTTGGCGTGTTATATGTTCTTCTCCATAGCTAGGAGGAAATACCTTCTGTAATGCCTGTATGACACTAGTTGTGACGTTATCAATTACTGCAGAAGCTCCAGCTCCAATCCTTACTATGGCTGCTGCAGCAGCTAATGAGGAACCACTTCCTCCCTCCAGCCGCTCTAAATACCTCAGAACAATAGGATCATCATAATAATCCCCTAGTCTGAACTGAACACTTTGTGTCTCTCTAAATCTGGTGAAAACCACCTCCATGAGCCAGGTTTCCAACAGTTTACAGAGTCCTGGGAGCATATCGTTATCCTCATCATCCCTTGAGTTTTCCAGAACAAACTCCACAACTGATGGATCTCTCAAGGGTGAGTTTTCATTGTCCAGACCCAGCCAATTCCGACACTGATCAAGATCCCCAACCAATACAGAACAAAGGCCCCTCTCCAATGCGAAATCTTTCTCACGATTTTCTTGAGCAGGATATAAAGAGATTGAATCTCCTATAGGCACCAATTTGGTTTGCTGAAGCTGTCGAAACAAGCCGTCAGCATCTTGAATAAGATGAGGCTTCTTGCTAATGAAAGCTTGAGCAACAATTGCAAGAGCTACTCCATAAGCTTCAGAGCTTTCAGCTGGAATATTTTTTGGCGTGGCAGTGAAAAGATCAACCTAACACAAAAGACAAGAAATAATATTATTTCTGCCTTTCTGGATTGGAGTGAGGAAGAAAAAGGACATCCTCCTATACTTCATATTGGAAAGAAATTCCATGTGAGGGTGTCCAGGGGTCATAATGTGTGTGCTGTTCTTTAATCTAGAAACCCAGTTTCCTTCTATTCAGTTAATGTCCAATAATAGATTTTTTTGTTTGGGGGAAGGAATTTGTACATCTTGACTAAAACATCCCCTTCTCTCCAGAAACAGAAAACATGAAAGTAAGGTCTCCTAGACCCCGTTCTCTTCACCTGTATTTTCTGAAACTCTCTAAACTTATCTGAGTTTTACTAAACTTGTCATAGTATTTTTACTCAAATTATCTGAATTAATTTGAACTTATCGGGTTTGATAAGTAAGAATAACGTGAGAGGAGAAAAAGGCCTTTGTCAACTTTGCAAGAACTGTATTAAATCAACCAATTAACCAGTCTAGAGGGAAGGATGAAAGATTAACCTATGGAGGTCAAAAGGCAAAAGCTTTAGTCCTGGACTTGACCAATCAAGAGCTGTTGCAACCAGTTCAATAGCCTGGTTGAACTTCTTTCAAATAATTGAAAACAAAAGTCTGGCCTTAGTCTCTTAAATTCTAGAGCATCAGCCACTACTGCCACTTGATTCCAACAAAGAACCTGCATTTtccctttctctcttttcttcaaTTCTACTCAACCCAATTCAAAAGGTCTACACACTGGTTGGTTTTCTATATTCTTGCTGTAAAGGTATAGTGAATCATTGTTCGCATAATTTCTCCTATCCTTCTTCCCCCCAAAAAGAGCGTCGAGGGgagaaaaaagaaaggaaaattaTATTATGAAGGCCATAAATTACACAAGAAGAACATGCAAATGCTGAACTGACCTGCTCAGCTGCTGTCATATGCAGAAAGGCTTCATTCATGAAATCCTCACGAGTGAAACCTCCAGCTATAGCTGCAGCACCACCTCCTCCAACAGACCATAATATATTGCGCACACCGTGAAGGCCTTCATCTCTTTTCTTCCGAAATTCATCACTGAGAGGCAAAGCCAAAAGCTCCAAAACATAACGGGGTTTAAGCTCCTCCAATGTCTCATCAATCTCTGCTTGTAAATCTCGTGCTAGACTACTTGAACCTTCCTCCTACACAACACGTATATCAGAGTTCCAAGGTAGAGGTTCCATGTTTTGGCGTAACTTTATAATGCAATCCAAAAATTTGGTAGCACAATGTTTCACCATGTACGTCAGCCTTCAGCTAATTGTAGAGAAATGAGTAACAAGCAGGTAAATTATAAAAGGAGTGAAAAAGCACATATCCTGGAATTAGTTTTTCTTTCTAAGTGAGTCCCTCAAGCAGTCACGCCACTTCATCATTCATTTACTACAAATATAATAAGATGAAATATGTGATTCTGGACTAACTATACAGCCAGAGCTCCATAACAACTCCATAAGCATTTTCTCaactaagtttaaaataaaatactccATTCTCTTACATTATGAAAAGTAATTCCTGAGACTTTACCTGCAATAGTCTTAGAGCACGTTCCAGAGCCTCACAGCCAAAAACATAATCAGGAGGGGACAATGACATTGCATCCCTCGAGAAGTCAATAAAGGCAAGGGCCATTGCCAACACAATATCATGTTTGAAGGGTTTGGGTAGTCTTTCTTTCAACAATGCATCTCCAATCCTAAGGACCAGTTCAGGCTCTCCAGCCTCTTGCAACACACACAATGCACCTGGCACCTAAAGCACCAAAACCAACAAATGATATAATCACAAATGTGGTACATATATTGTCAACTCTCGACatctaaaattttcatcctCGACTCTCAACACAAGAAATACCAATGAGTTCACATACACCAATTGATTTTCAACAAATTTCCATGCGAAAATCCCCAAACCACCCGAAGGCAAATATAATGGGATATCCTCTCCCCAAATATAGTGTTGCCTGAATATCGATATTTCTAACTACATTTCCACATAGTTGAAATCCAATTAAGCTCAGTGATATTGGTAATATGGTATTACTAATTAACTGTTCATTTCAACAAGAAAAAGGACTTTCAATCACATAAACTTTACATGGTTCAAAATGATAGCACAGAGACATAGATACAAACTTGCCTTGTCAAAAGGGACATCAAAGAGGGTGGTCTCTTCAAATGCATCAGAAAGACCCAAATTATAGTCCCTTCTAGCATTGGGATTAGAAAGGGTGTCACAAGCAGCTTGAAGGATTTGTCTTCGAGCGATAAGAGCATCTTGGGTGAAACCATATTGTGGGGGCTTCGAAACCCTACCCTCATAAGCTCTCCTTATCCCATCTCCCAAAAAATGTGCCTCAGCTCCCAACACCTGAAAGAAGGGATAAAAATTTCAAAGTTGGACATTCTGAAATTCAGCTCAATTCTGAAATTCAGCTCAAAATTTGGAATTCCAATTTAAAGTGGGTCTGAAATAAGGAATGTGCAAATTCTAGAGCAAGGTAATGTCATATTTAACCCCAATTTAGATACAACACAAGAGTTAAATAATCACACTTAAATTCAATTAAGAATCAAAAGTGGGTAATCTCATTCTAAATTCAAATTTAGGAATTTAAACTCAAAAAACTAgtaatttctttaaaaaaatagGAATTACAAAGGTGGGTAATCtaaatttcaactcaaaattAAGAATTGCAAAGGTGGGTatctcattttaaacttaaaaccaGGAATTTCAGCTCAAATTTAAGAATTTCAATTGCAAAGGTGGGTAATCTCATTCTAAACTCAAAATGCTAGTAAATTGAAAGGTGGGAATTGGAATTCtcaatttcaatttaaaattagGAATTGCAAAGTTGGGTAATCTCAGCTTAAACACAAATTTAAAAATTCTAACTCAAAAAATCAGGATATCATAAACGTGAGTAATCCCAATTTCAACTCAAAATTAAGAATCACAAAGTTGGAAAATTCACAATTTTCAACTCCGAAGTAGAAAAGTCACAAAGTTGGGCAAATCACACATTAAACCCAAAATTAAAAAACACAAAATTGTGGGTAATCtcaatttgaaatcaaaataatggTTCGCAATGCCAACACAAAGATGAGAAAAAATGAACAAAACCTGGTAGAAATTGAGGGGGATGGAGATATGGCGgtcaggaggagagagagagggaggaaTAGACGTAAAGGTGGAAGAGGAAGTGGAGGAGTCAGAAGTGGAAATGGGCAAGAATTGAAAGTCGGAGAGAAGGCGGTCAGCCCATTTACTGCCGGGAAATGATGTCGACGCACTGGAATTAGTAGCGGCGCTGGTGGTGGTGGATCGGTGGAGGAAGTCTTTCTTGGAGGAGGAGATATGAGGAGGTCGGAGAGTGGGGTAGCAGAGGTTGTAGCCCAAATGTGTGAGGGCTTCCATTCTTGGTTTTTTCCTGTCTGCTGGTTTGCGCTTGAAGAAAGATTGCTAGTGTTTGCCTTAGGGGGGGTTTTTAtgtaacaaaaggtcttgcgcgcacaaggtgtacaataaatttattgtacatcaagataacttttatgcagtttttcataactttaacctaattttctgtaacttttatattataaaataaaaaagttaatagataaatattttaaaggattaaatgattaatttatacattattagtgattttgaagaagtaatatttattcaaatgaaaaaatttatcattaaaaaatagataacttttacgtatataaatgtaacttttaagcattttgagtcaacttttactccggtgtacaatatttattgtacacccattataaacaagaatttgtgtttatgtaaaaaataaatagattatAGAAGTCAATGTCCGCGTATTTTTGGTGAAAAGACGATGTTGTCCTTATCAAATTCaatcccataataataatattaattaatactacTACTAATAATAGTAACAATAGTACCCTTTACCCCCACCGTCGGTGCAACTTTGAGCCATTGTTGCTGACCATACCAAGAATTATATAAGTAGCAATTTCTATGTCCTAAATGCATATTCAAACTAACATAGTGTTATGACTAGGGTTATCAAAAAATGATTCTTGTCATATATTCGAATACAATTTCAAAAGCTCGCAAAATAAGCACTTCGTTCCCTTGcgcggatctcacccatccgtttttaagattcaatgccttatccatgAGAGTCAACTTTGttctttccaaaccggacccttaaatattgtttggtggcgactccttcgaaattcaaaatcttcCAAAACCCGTAGGGGATATTCAAAATCCAATAATACATCCATCGCCGGAAAGAGggaaaaaaaaaccctacaaatacgaaccatatttccgttttcgtcaatatcttcgacttcaataaaatttatattttcattgagaaccatatttccgtttccgctaatatcttcatttccggcaaattttctttctttgccttttgatgttTTGTTTAGCTCctactgaaaccaacatccatcgttttcgaatatccattagagtatttactgaatatatGATTTTcaactaaatacttgatctgtttccgtaacatttgtgtgaccctacgagttcagtcaagagtaagttgtggcattaatagtattaatccacttgaactgaagcggcctctagttatgCATTcaaatcacttgatctcactgaataattaacttgcttaattaataataaaccacatttattagacgtagcattaaatgcattaaatgcaaacttggatcaatagcattatttccttcagtctcccacttgtccttagggacaagtgtgcatttcctaattttgcttgatgcctgctcatgaacataaggtaagactggtcatccttattacgttcaGAGGTATTCCTCGGTGTCAGAGTTAAActggtcaaataaacagataatcatatctatgattcatctgagcacgaccatgcattttacagtttctagctctccgagtggccttgtacaacttttggcatctcatcccgatttattagaggataatcccaatcttgcgatcttgaggttagacttgtTTGATAGTGATTACCCTAGCTTTTCctaagtaaccagttctcaaacaagtaatctcaaatcacttaggtattgagaATTAGCGTCTAATAAGATATGGAATTTATTTATGATAgatttcatctcttatagtaaagtttcataggtttgtccgATAATAATCTTaacaagtaagtatctatgcaaatgattgtgacattgccatgtctacatggttcaagaaaaaaaactacttgtcatcttgcattctagtcgtccaacgttctatgcgtccacctttatagaaaatttcgactagggaccattttcaacttttgacattcaagttcatttgatagacgttttttagtcataggactggtgtagacacctacttttgttcccattcccgaaagggaaggttcgatgatgagaacataaatctccacttggcaacgcatctcctataaaataacgaatctcaatcacccttttcatttcacccgaaacctgctatttatggaaacctgctaaaaatagtaactaccgtaatgggtagttgttaaaagtggcaagtcataaaagatagaaacctgtcagaattaggtgttgcactccaacataaatcctaaatgagatagaaattgtgagaggaatcctattcctaatatgattcgaaaataagagttacgtattaattaaaatcctaacgagcctggagttcataacgggcccagacgcatctcgtcataaagttaatacgcactaaaagactcgaacaaGTCtcgaacactccggattctaagagagtccgaatctgacaaagaaaacggcccagaccctattggCGTtgagcgccgaaatcttcggcgcccagccctgggcgctgaaattaccttggacgtgttctttcctaattcctcgtggattagagctctaaaattctatctttccacgaactcttttctataaatatagccccaagttcgacgtgaaaagacacaattcattattctgagtattgactccaacccctaagcctaagcctcacgctgcgaaattgatcatg contains these protein-coding regions:
- the LOC110788641 gene encoding protein ACCUMULATION AND REPLICATION OF CHLOROPLASTS 6, chloroplastic isoform X1 — protein: MEALTHLGYNLCYPTLRPPHISSSKKDFLHRSTTTSAATNSSASTSFPGSKWADRLLSDFQFLPISTSDSSTSSSTFTSIPPSLSPPDRHISIPLNFYQVLGAEAHFLGDGIRRAYEGRVSKPPQYGFTQDALIARRQILQAACDTLSNPNARRDYNLGLSDAFEETTLFDVPFDKVPGALCVLQEAGEPELVLRIGDALLKERLPKPFKHDIVLAMALAFIDFSRDAMSLSPPDYVFGCEALERALRLLQEEGSSSLARDLQAEIDETLEELKPRYVLELLALPLSDEFRKKRDEGLHGVRNILWSVGGGGAAAIAGGFTREDFMNEAFLHMTAAEQVDLFTATPKNIPAESSEAYGVALAIVAQAFISKKPHLIQDADGLFRQLQQTKLVPIGDSISLYPAQENREKDFALERGLCSVLVGDLDQCRNWLGLDNENSPLRDPSVVEFVLENSRDDEDNDMLPGLCKLLETWLMEVVFTRFRETQSVQFRLGDYYDDPIVLRYLERLEGGSGSSLAAAAAIVRIGAGASAVIDNVTTSVIQALQKVFPPSYGEEHITRQEDVAVNGFGNEDIVAGLEFDNTSNYAELASKNIAEEIYEQEQITEKIKDVGVKVLCAGVVIGLTTLAGMKLFPAKTGSVFLHKHVGSATSAMASDVSNVVFAGLSVNENSEKEIPKMDARFAEVLVRRWQNVKSQALGPNHSFETLPKVLDGNMLKVWTDRAREIAERSWYWEYTLLNVIIDSVTVSLDGKRATVEATLEETANLTDVNQPEHNDSYSRTYTTRYEMSYSESAWKITEGAVLQS
- the LOC110788641 gene encoding protein ACCUMULATION AND REPLICATION OF CHLOROPLASTS 6, chloroplastic isoform X2, with the translated sequence MEALTHLGYNLCYPTLRPPHISSSKKDFLHRSTTTSAATNSSASTSFPGSKWADRLLSDFQFLPISTSDSSTSSSTFTSIPPSLSPPDRHISIPLNFYQVLGAEAHFLGDGIRRAYEGRVSKPPQYGFTQDALIARRQILQAACDTLSNPNARRDYNLGLSDAFEETTLFDVPFDKVPGALCVLQEAGEPELVLRIGDALLKERLPKPFKHDIVLAMALAFIDFSRDAMSLSPPDYVFGCEALERALRLLQEEGSSSLARDLQAEIDETLEELKPRYVLELLALPLSDEFRKKRDEGLHGVRNILWSVGGGGAAAIAGGFTREDFMNEAFLHMTAAEQVDLFTATPKNIPAESSEAYGVALAIVAQAFISKKPHLIQDADGLFRQLQQTKLVPIGDSISLYPAQENREKDFALERGLCSVLVGDLDQCRNWLGLDNENSPLRDPSVVEFVLENSRDDEDNDMLPGLCKLLETWLMEVVFTRFRETQSVQFRLGDYYDDPIVLRYLERLEGGSGSSLAAAAAIVRIGAGASAVIDNVTTSVIQALQKVFPPSYGEEHITRQEDVAVNGFGNEDIVAGLEFDNTSNYAELASKNIAEEIYEQEQITEKIKDVGVKVLCAGVVIGLTTLAGMKLFPAKTGSVFLHKHVGSATSAMASDVSNVGLSVNENSEKEIPKMDARFAEVLVRRWQNVKSQALGPNHSFETLPKVLDGNMLKVWTDRAREIAERSWYWEYTLLNVIIDSVTVSLDGKRATVEATLEETANLTDVNQPEHNDSYSRTYTTRYEMSYSESAWKITEGAVLQS